Proteins found in one candidate division KSB1 bacterium genomic segment:
- a CDS encoding sigma-54 dependent transcriptional regulator → MNETEVCQALMEGELLIGRSEAIAHIRRLIRKVAPLDSTVLIVGETGTGKEVVARMIHQNSHVRNGRFVPVHAAGIPDTLLESALFGHEKGAYTGAYKSQKGFFELAENGTLFLDEIGELSMATQVKLLRVLQDGSYFRIGDSEERFSKARIIAATNRNLKKLVEQNKFREDLYYRINVITIEIPPLRERPEDIEPLARHFLRKYSQKHHHLGIYFKPEAIELLQAYHWPGNVRELENIIERVVALTDTDWIGAEELPLELHSTSPRWWPSCEQLIPYNEAKYHFEREYILDLLRRTHGNISKAARIAGMPRQNLHVKIKKYDIKTRPEEWSSQEENHWDT, encoded by the coding sequence GTGAATGAAACCGAAGTCTGTCAGGCGCTCATGGAAGGCGAATTGCTGATCGGCCGTAGTGAGGCCATTGCTCATATCCGACGCTTGATCCGCAAGGTGGCGCCGCTCGATTCGACCGTGCTCATCGTCGGGGAAACGGGAACGGGCAAAGAAGTCGTAGCGCGCATGATTCATCAGAACAGCCATGTCCGCAACGGCCGCTTTGTGCCGGTGCATGCAGCCGGCATACCCGACACGCTCCTGGAGAGCGCGCTTTTTGGTCACGAAAAGGGGGCCTATACCGGCGCGTATAAGAGCCAAAAAGGGTTTTTTGAACTGGCGGAGAACGGGACGTTGTTTTTGGACGAGATCGGCGAGCTGAGCATGGCGACGCAGGTCAAGCTCCTGCGGGTGCTGCAGGACGGATCCTATTTTCGTATCGGCGACAGCGAAGAGCGTTTCAGCAAGGCGCGCATCATTGCCGCCACCAATCGCAACTTGAAAAAGCTGGTGGAGCAGAACAAGTTTCGCGAAGATCTCTATTATCGCATCAACGTCATCACCATCGAGATTCCTCCACTGCGTGAGCGGCCGGAAGACATCGAACCCCTGGCTCGTCATTTTCTGCGCAAATATTCACAAAAGCATCATCATTTGGGCATTTATTTCAAGCCGGAAGCTATTGAATTGCTGCAGGCTTATCATTGGCCTGGAAACGTACGCGAACTGGAAAACATCATCGAACGTGTGGTGGCGCTTACGGACACCGACTGGATCGGTGCGGAGGAGCTGCCCCTCGAGCTGCACTCGACTTCACCGCGCTGGTGGCCGTCGTGCGAACAGCTCATTCCCTACAACGAAGCCAAGTATCATTTCGAGAGAGAATATATTTTGGATTTGCTGCGGCGAACGCACGGCAACATTTCCAAAGCCGCACGCATTGCCGGCATGCCGCGGCAGAATTTACATGTAAAGATCAAAAAATACGACATCAAAACGCGGCCGGAGGAGTGGTCGAGTCAGGAAGAGAATCACTGGGACACGTGA
- a CDS encoding exonuclease SbcCD subunit D codes for MKLLHFSDTHLGFSDTYRIDPQSGLNQREQDFYDAWRQVIEAVLELKPDFVVHAGDLFHTPRPSNRAIRVALEGIQQVSSACIPFILVSGNHETPRIRSTGSIFEAVALFPNVYAAYRSRLETFVVKDVEFTCLPHCSTQEELELALKELQGLGEALRPRILVTHGAWSRSEYGMGEFNEQRLPDLEETAGVRFNYVALGHYHRPVEIRPNVCYSGSTERTSFNEHANACGYLVVDLTTGERQRYEIRTRPMLKLPILDCSGKSVADIIQDVAVSASTVPEGAMVQLCLDNVEPDAFLKLDMRQIDDLFRRALYLEKQLFRRIDERQNVQSGTSMIRPLPIEFAAFLESLPDNSYSKEKLLQLGIRYLSME; via the coding sequence ATGAAACTGCTGCATTTTTCCGATACCCACTTGGGGTTTTCCGACACGTATCGTATCGATCCGCAGAGCGGGCTCAATCAACGCGAACAGGATTTCTATGACGCGTGGCGGCAGGTGATCGAGGCCGTCCTTGAGCTGAAGCCGGATTTCGTCGTGCATGCCGGTGATCTTTTTCACACGCCTCGACCGAGCAATCGCGCCATTCGCGTTGCTTTGGAGGGCATTCAACAGGTCAGCAGCGCCTGCATTCCGTTCATCCTGGTTTCCGGGAATCACGAGACGCCGCGCATCCGCAGCACCGGCTCGATTTTCGAGGCTGTTGCGCTTTTCCCCAACGTCTATGCCGCCTATCGCAGCCGGCTGGAAACATTTGTCGTCAAGGACGTCGAGTTTACTTGTCTGCCGCATTGTTCGACGCAGGAAGAACTCGAACTCGCCTTGAAGGAGCTGCAGGGTCTTGGCGAAGCTTTGCGCCCCCGCATTCTGGTGACGCACGGCGCCTGGAGCCGCAGCGAGTACGGCATGGGCGAATTCAACGAGCAGCGTCTGCCTGATCTGGAGGAAACCGCCGGTGTGAGGTTCAATTATGTTGCCCTCGGCCATTATCATCGTCCCGTCGAGATTCGTCCGAACGTCTGTTACTCCGGCTCGACCGAGCGCACCAGCTTTAACGAGCATGCCAACGCCTGCGGCTACCTTGTCGTCGATCTGACGACCGGCGAGCGGCAGCGGTATGAAATTCGGACGCGCCCGATGCTCAAGTTGCCGATCCTTGACTGCAGCGGCAAATCGGTTGCTGACATAATTCAGGACGTCGCCGTGTCGGCATCAACGGTGCCTGAAGGGGCGATGGTGCAGCTTTGTCTGGACAATGTTGAACCGGACGCCTTTCTCAAGCTCGACATGCGGCAGATCGACGATCTTTTCCGACGTGCCCTTTATTTGGAAAAGCAGCTTTTTCGCCGTATCGACGAAAGGCAGAACGTGCAAAGCGGAACCAGCATGATCCGCCCGCTGCCGATCGAGTTTGCCGCCTTTCTTGAGTCGCTGCCGGACAATTCGTATTCCAAAGAAAAGCTGCTGCAGCTGGGCATTCGTTATCTGAGCATGGAGTAA
- a CDS encoding AGE family epimerase/isomerase, which produces MIRSFFLFGLAAYCLTAAELPIPIEEIERALDNELHAWYPRCIDTVYGGYLTHFDARWQPLARQNKMIVTQARCLWTACKAAMLFPQDGRYRSAAEAGLPFLREKMWDLVYGGFYQERSREGGPIFEGYTDEKRVYGNAFGLYAVTAYYELTHDPKALEFAKEIFNWIEKTAYDSTNGGYFDYIRRDGRVYGKGYGSSTGDSLLFGYKDQNATIHLLEAYSELYRQWPDPFLRERLLALHHLVRDVFTGSEGYMRLFFTSDWQPVSHRDSTEAFILRNYYYDHISFGHDIETAYLLLEASDALGLKQDEKTLTVAKKKIDFVLDYGWDVEKGGVYHAGYWFKGESLPRVIKREKDWWAQAEALNSLLMISLLYPNERRYRPALQKQWEYIKTYLIDWENGSWFSLGLDETPAAAGAPKAHAWKGPYHTGRALMNCLKMLHTGRLFDDHVSQ; this is translated from the coding sequence ATGATCAGATCGTTTTTTCTTTTCGGATTGGCGGCGTACTGCCTGACGGCCGCAGAGCTGCCCATCCCCATCGAAGAGATCGAACGCGCTCTGGATAATGAGCTGCACGCCTGGTATCCCCGCTGCATCGATACGGTTTACGGCGGCTACTTGACGCACTTTGACGCCCGCTGGCAGCCGCTCGCCCGGCAAAATAAAATGATCGTCACTCAGGCGCGCTGCCTGTGGACCGCCTGCAAGGCGGCGATGCTTTTTCCGCAGGACGGCCGCTATCGTTCGGCCGCTGAGGCCGGCTTGCCGTTTTTACGCGAAAAGATGTGGGACTTGGTCTACGGCGGTTTTTATCAAGAGCGCAGCCGGGAGGGCGGACCGATCTTTGAAGGCTACACCGATGAAAAACGCGTCTACGGCAACGCCTTCGGTCTTTACGCGGTCACTGCCTATTATGAACTGACGCACGATCCGAAAGCGCTGGAATTCGCCAAAGAAATTTTTAATTGGATAGAAAAGACTGCCTACGATTCGACCAACGGCGGCTATTTCGATTACATCCGTCGCGACGGCCGCGTTTACGGCAAAGGATACGGCTCCTCGACCGGCGATTCCCTGCTCTTCGGCTATAAGGATCAGAATGCAACCATCCACTTGCTGGAAGCCTACAGCGAGCTCTATCGTCAATGGCCTGATCCCTTCCTGCGCGAACGGCTGCTCGCTCTGCATCATCTCGTCCGCGATGTCTTTACCGGCTCGGAAGGATATATGCGTCTGTTTTTTACTTCCGACTGGCAGCCGGTTTCGCACCGCGATTCAACGGAAGCTTTTATTCTCCGCAATTATTACTATGATCACATTTCCTTCGGCCACGACATCGAGACCGCCTATTTGCTGCTTGAAGCTTCGGATGCTTTGGGTTTAAAGCAGGATGAAAAGACGCTTACCGTCGCCAAGAAAAAGATCGATTTTGTGCTCGATTACGGTTGGGATGTGGAAAAGGGGGGCGTTTACCATGCCGGCTACTGGTTCAAGGGAGAATCTTTGCCAAGGGTCATCAAACGCGAAAAAGATTGGTGGGCGCAGGCCGAAGCGCTCAACTCGCTGCTAATGATCTCGCTGCTCTATCCCAATGAGCGGCGCTATCGGCCTGCACTCCAAAAACAGTGGGAGTATATCAAAACCTATCTCATCGACTGGGAAAACGGCAGCTGGTTTTCCTTAGGACTGGATGAGACTCCTGCAGCCGCCGGTGCTCCCAAAGCGCACGCCTGGAAAGGGCCCTACCACACCGGCCGCGCCTTGATGAACTGCCTTAAAATGCTGCACACGGGCAGGCTGTTCGATGATCACGTGTCCCAGTGA